The Eleginops maclovinus isolate JMC-PN-2008 ecotype Puerto Natales chromosome 24, JC_Emac_rtc_rv5, whole genome shotgun sequence genome contains a region encoding:
- the nalf1a gene encoding NALCN channel auxiliary factor 1 — translation MTRGAGTCWQQEDDDGFQIWLEPPRDNQKPFTDSERAQRWRLSLASLLFLTILLSDHLWFCAEAKLTRTRVKFASSHLLSPQTHSAHSSLRGNPDAIFIGNSTKHLWRLETCHQEDSLSKDCFTFADADHLCGGLSDKEGTRAVNMSDLYLSFCNSYSLQDLFYGSTSPDNLNCSLDVLGNGDTTRCSLCVQAYQRYDQHAQEKYEDFELLTQKYEPGAYSVRTCMEQCKTAYKPWLCAQYFPTTQLSCQRKVPCQQYCLEVQQSCPFILPDNDDLIHGGSPSFICTGILADHVPDSEAKCCDVRWDSKTDSPSGGTLRRTASSCQPEGASVTSAATARLCSGRLKICLLALVLLHTVIIISASHNSTLVGVAAIFSPEESASNEE, via the exons ATGACCAGGGGTGCTGGGACGTGTTGGCAGCAAGAAGATGACGACGGCTTCCAAATCTGGCTAGAGCCCCCCCGCGACAACCAAAAGCCATTCACCGACTCAGAGAGGGCGCAGAGATGGCGACTGTCCTTGGCATCTCTCTTGTTCTTAACCATCCTTCTCTCTGATCACCTGTGGTTCTGCGCCGAGGCCAAACTGACCCGGACCCGGGTCAAGTTCGCATCCTCCCATCTCCTCTCACCCCAGACCCACTCAGCACACAGCAGCCTCAGAGGAAACCCAGATGCTATTTTTATAGGAAACTCTACCAAACATTTGTGGCGGCTCGAAACTTGCCACCAGGAGGATAGTTTGTCTAAAGACTGCTTTACTTTCGCAGATGCCGACCATTTGTGCGGGGGCCTTTCCGACAAAGAGGGGACGCGGGCTGTAAATATGAGCGATTTGTACCTTTCCTTTTGTAACTCCTACTCTCTACAGGATTTGTTCTACGGGTCGACAAGTCCGGACAATTTGAACTGCAGCCTCGACGTGCTCGGCAATGGCGACACCACCAGATGCAGCCTGTGCGTCCAGGCGTACCAACGCTACGACCAGCACGCCCAGGAGAAATACGAGGACTTTGAGCTCCTAACTCAGAAATATGAGCCGGGGGCATATTCAGTGAGGACGTGCATGGAGCAGTGCAAG ACGGCCTATAAGCCCTGGCTGTGCGCTCAGTATTTCCCCACCACGCAGCTGTCCTGTCAGAGGAAGGTACCTTGCCAGCAGTACTGCCTGGAGGTCCAGCAGAGCTGCCCGTTCATCCTGCCCGACAACGACGACCTGATCCACGGAGGCAGCCCCAGCTTCATCTGCACAG GGATCCTGGCAGATCATGTACCAGACAGTGAGGCGAAGTGCTGCGACGTCCGATGGGACTCCAAAACGGACAGCCCCTCAGGCGGTACACTAAGAAGGACTGCTTCTTCCTGCCAGCCCGAGGGGGCCTCGGTCACCTCCGCTGCCACCGCGAGACTGTGCAGCGGGCGGCTGAAGATTTGCCTGCTGGCTCTCGTCCTCCTACACACTGTCATCATCATTTCAGCCTCCCATAATTCCACGTTGGTGGGCGTGGCTGCCATTTTCTCGCCAGAGGAGAGCGCTTCTAATGAGGAGTGA